One region of Betaproteobacteria bacterium genomic DNA includes:
- a CDS encoding ATP-binding cassette domain-containing protein: MKSPPCISLQSVLCAADGRALLQIDQLEIAQGERIAIVGHNGAGKSTLLRLLSGFMPATHGQVEVLGRDLARPISTTELRALRIELGQVLQGLHLVARLSALDNVLIGCLGRIKGWRSWTRCFPASEVARAQAALHAVGLLPRAGTRADKLSGGERQKVAIARLLMQGPRLILADEPTAALDPSAAIEICHLLAKAAANATLISVVHNPSLLPLLSDRVIGLKQGRIAFDLPVAAVDDQQLVNLYRPDSGHDRPHWQMPISRQEVAFE, from the coding sequence ATGAAATCACCTCCCTGCATTTCTCTCCAGTCAGTACTTTGTGCCGCAGATGGCCGGGCGCTACTGCAGATTGATCAACTGGAAATAGCTCAGGGCGAACGCATCGCCATCGTCGGTCACAACGGCGCCGGCAAGTCCACCTTGCTGCGTTTGCTCAGTGGTTTCATGCCGGCGACGCACGGACAAGTTGAAGTTCTGGGTCGCGACCTAGCTCGCCCCATATCGACCACCGAACTTCGGGCGCTGCGTATCGAGCTCGGGCAGGTGTTACAAGGTTTGCATCTGGTGGCAAGGCTTTCTGCACTGGACAATGTATTGATTGGCTGCCTTGGACGTATCAAAGGCTGGCGCAGCTGGACACGCTGCTTCCCGGCTTCTGAAGTTGCCCGGGCGCAAGCGGCGTTACATGCGGTCGGCCTGCTGCCGCGAGCCGGCACCCGCGCCGACAAGCTGTCCGGCGGTGAGCGCCAGAAGGTTGCGATTGCCCGGCTATTGATGCAGGGCCCGCGCCTGATCCTCGCTGACGAACCCACCGCAGCCCTCGACCCCTCCGCCGCCATCGAAATCTGCCATCTGCTGGCCAAGGCGGCCGCAAACGCAACGCTGATTTCCGTGGTCCATAACCCTTCCCTGCTCCCACTATTGTCTGATCGGGTGATCGGTCTGAAACAGGGAAGAATCGCTTTCGATCTACCGGTTGCTGCGGTAGACGACCAGCAACTGGTTAACCTGTATCGACCTGATAGCGGCCATGATCGACCACACTGGCAAATGCCCATCTCCCGCCAGGAAGTCGCTTTTGAGTGA
- a CDS encoding OsmC family protein has protein sequence MTDVVVVAENGKGRYQQAVTVGQHQLLADEPVDVGGADAGPAPFDFVMAGLGACTSMTLRMYAERREFPLTHLSVSLSYDKVTVDGVARDHIQRTITLEGELSDEQRQRLLEIANKCPVHRALSQSLLIDSAIAT, from the coding sequence ATGACTGATGTCGTCGTCGTTGCAGAAAATGGAAAAGGAAGATACCAGCAGGCAGTCACCGTCGGCCAGCATCAATTGCTCGCCGACGAACCGGTCGACGTTGGTGGTGCGGATGCCGGCCCCGCCCCGTTCGATTTTGTGATGGCCGGACTGGGTGCCTGTACATCAATGACGCTGCGCATGTACGCCGAACGTCGGGAATTCCCGCTGACCCATCTCAGTGTCTCGCTCAGTTACGACAAGGTCACCGTCGACGGGGTTGCGCGCGACCACATCCAGCGCACCATCACGCTTGAAGGCGAACTGTCCGACGAACAGCGTCAGCGACTGCTGGAAATCGCCAATAAATGTCCGGTACATCGCGCCCTGTCACAATCACTGCTGATCGACAGTGCCATCGCAACATAG
- a CDS encoding methyltransferase domain-containing protein: MTTSLNELPQIIPPSPWVERHCGRITRGGRVLDLACGSGRHARLLAGLGFEVAAVDRNFEAILKLLAVPGITARQLDLEDEAWPLVGERFVGIVVTNYLWRPRLLDVLAMLAPGGVLIYETFMLGNEAYGKPTNPEFLLRPGELRQVVQEAGLRELAFEEGYTASPKPAMRQAICAIRD, translated from the coding sequence ATGACTACCTCATTGAATGAATTGCCGCAGATCATACCGCCATCGCCATGGGTTGAACGTCATTGCGGGCGTATCACGCGTGGCGGGCGTGTGCTTGATCTCGCTTGCGGTAGCGGACGCCATGCCCGACTGCTAGCCGGCCTGGGTTTTGAGGTTGCTGCGGTCGACCGGAATTTTGAGGCAATTTTGAAATTATTGGCTGTGCCGGGCATCACAGCGCGGCAACTCGATCTGGAAGACGAGGCGTGGCCGCTGGTCGGTGAACGCTTTGTCGGCATCGTGGTTACCAACTACCTGTGGCGACCGCGCCTGCTCGATGTGCTGGCCATGCTGGCACCCGGCGGCGTCCTGATTTACGAGACCTTCATGCTCGGTAATGAGGCGTATGGCAAGCCGACGAACCCGGAATTTTTGCTGCGGCCGGGTGAGTTGCGCCAAGTTGTGCAGGAGGCCGGATTACGTGAATTGGCCTTCGAGGAAGGCTACACGGCCAGCCCGAAACCGGCCATGCGTCAGGCCATTTGTGCCATTCGCGACTGA
- the phnE gene encoding phosphonate ABC transporter, permease protein PhnE: protein MTAHALTTRLVDRFSGRLGFLGLTLLYGLLIAACLGTLAKENELSLGRNPVANLIKTAGEFARPSFVDAWLGNPNLEYRSDDGTLLRVENRQEVEQDYLAGLGRATWTTIRIATLGSLLGALLALPLAVLTARNLVAPKLLAWLAKGILDVSRSIHTLVFGLVLVGIVGLGPTAGILAIGLHSMGTYGKLFAESIESLDMAAIDAVKSVGAGPVQVFFNAVWPSVLPQFVSSHLYVWEFNIRDSTILGIIGAGGLGLLITEATSLFQWGRLSTVLMVIIALVASFDAISRRIRLSLS, encoded by the coding sequence ATGACAGCGCACGCCCTGACCACGCGACTCGTCGATCGCTTCAGCGGTCGGCTCGGCTTTTTGGGGCTGACGCTGCTCTATGGCCTGCTCATTGCCGCTTGCCTCGGAACCCTGGCCAAGGAAAACGAGCTGTCGCTGGGGCGTAATCCCGTCGCCAATCTGATCAAGACAGCCGGCGAATTTGCCCGACCGAGTTTTGTCGATGCCTGGCTGGGCAACCCGAATCTCGAATACCGCAGTGATGACGGCACGCTGCTGCGCGTCGAAAACCGGCAGGAGGTCGAGCAGGATTATCTGGCTGGCCTCGGGCGGGCCACGTGGACAACCATCCGCATCGCCACGCTCGGCTCGCTGCTGGGCGCACTGCTCGCCCTGCCGCTGGCGGTCCTGACCGCGCGTAATCTGGTGGCCCCGAAGTTACTGGCGTGGCTGGCCAAGGGCATCCTTGATGTTTCCCGCTCCATTCACACACTGGTCTTCGGACTGGTACTGGTCGGCATCGTCGGCCTCGGCCCGACCGCCGGCATCCTGGCCATCGGTCTGCATTCCATGGGCACCTACGGCAAGCTGTTCGCCGAATCCATCGAGTCACTTGATATGGCAGCCATTGATGCGGTAAAGAGCGTCGGTGCCGGACCGGTGCAGGTTTTTTTCAATGCGGTATGGCCATCCGTACTACCGCAATTTGTTTCAAGTCATCTCTACGTCTGGGAATTCAATATTCGCGACTCGACCATACTGGGTATCATCGGCGCCGGCGGACTTGGCCTGCTGATTACCGAGGCCACTTCACTTTTCCAGTGGGGCCGGCTATCAACCGTCCTGATGGTAATCATCGCTTTGGTGGCTTCCTTTGACGCCATCAGCCGCCGGATCAGGCTGTCCTTGTCATGA
- the mnmH gene encoding tRNA 2-selenouridine(34) synthase MnmH translates to MKHNRPTVADLSAYDEIIDVRTPAEFAEDHIPGAINCPVLDNEQRIQVGTLYKQVSPFEAKKIGAALVSENIAKHLKERFLDRPKSWKPLIYCWRGGDRSGSMTTVFKAIGWHAGQLDGGYKAWRSHVIASLEALPIQYRFVVIGGATGSAKTRILQAIGELGEQVLDLENLANHKGSVLGVLPDSPQPSQKGFETALLKAIAALDPARPVFVEAESRKIGNLHVPEAMIERIRGGEYLAINATLDARVSFLLKDYDYFLTLPDFLGNRLEALRTLQSRETLDRWQQLIHDSDWPTLVRELLEQHYDPLYQRSQDRNYTGTQDPGNFSTDDLSDSGIKQLAATIVQSRMAQMA, encoded by the coding sequence ATGAAGCATAACCGCCCCACCGTGGCCGATCTCTCGGCCTACGACGAAATCATCGATGTCCGCACACCGGCCGAATTTGCCGAAGACCACATCCCCGGTGCCATCAACTGCCCGGTACTCGATAACGAGCAGCGCATTCAGGTTGGCACCTTGTACAAGCAGGTCTCACCCTTTGAGGCCAAAAAAATCGGGGCGGCGCTGGTATCCGAAAACATTGCCAAACACCTGAAAGAACGCTTTCTCGACCGTCCCAAAAGCTGGAAACCACTGATCTATTGTTGGCGAGGCGGTGATCGCAGCGGTTCGATGACTACGGTTTTCAAAGCCATCGGCTGGCATGCCGGGCAACTGGATGGCGGCTACAAGGCCTGGCGGAGCCACGTTATCGCCAGCCTGGAGGCGCTGCCAATACAATATCGCTTCGTCGTCATCGGTGGCGCCACGGGCAGCGCCAAGACGCGCATTCTGCAAGCGATTGGCGAACTCGGTGAACAGGTGCTCGATCTTGAAAATCTGGCCAATCACAAAGGTTCGGTGCTTGGCGTACTGCCCGATTCGCCGCAGCCTTCGCAAAAAGGCTTTGAAACCGCTTTGCTGAAGGCAATAGCCGCTCTTGATCCAGCCCGTCCGGTATTCGTCGAAGCAGAGAGCCGCAAAATTGGCAACCTGCACGTGCCCGAAGCAATGATCGAACGCATCCGCGGCGGTGAGTACCTGGCGATCAATGCGACGCTCGATGCTCGCGTCAGCTTCCTGCTCAAGGATTACGATTATTTCCTGACCCTGCCCGATTTTCTGGGCAATCGCCTCGAGGCCCTGCGCACGCTGCAAAGCCGGGAGACCCTGGATCGCTGGCAGCAGCTGATCCACGATAGCGACTGGCCAACACTGGTACGCGAACTGCTCGAACAACACTACGACCCGCTTTATCAACGTTCGCAGGACCGCAACTACACGGGTACGCAGGATCCGGGCAATTTTTCGACCGACGATCTGTCAGACAGCGGCATCAAACAACTGGCTGCCACCATTGTTCAGTCGCGAATGGCACAAATGGCCTGA
- a CDS encoding phosphate/phosphite/phosphonate ABC transporter substrate-binding protein — protein MKFIPHILALFVSAIVASTSMAAEPALKFGVGLFQPDRDKNDATYRPLADYLSKKLNRPVELRTVDSWEGLAKSLANGETDIALMGPWGYVLANHQAGAQVISTILYDGKPEYFAITVTSPKSGINTLADLKGKTFAFGDKGSTSGYLIPLHYLMTQGITPEKYFSKVINTSHQAIETQVTQGVLDAGADYNRNRNAMIEQGMIKAEDSKIIWTSAPLPNDAFAVSHELAKDKALVTNIQTALGSIGEALKAQPKLLPPHYTGFVSTDNAFYKPIRDAGLATGKLQAK, from the coding sequence ATGAAATTCATTCCCCATATCCTTGCCCTGTTCGTCTCGGCAATTGTCGCCAGCACCTCTATGGCCGCCGAACCAGCACTCAAATTTGGCGTCGGGCTCTTTCAACCGGACAGGGACAAGAACGATGCGACCTATCGTCCGCTGGCTGACTATCTCTCCAAAAAACTCAATCGACCGGTCGAACTGCGCACCGTTGATAGCTGGGAGGGCCTTGCCAAGTCACTCGCCAATGGTGAAACCGACATCGCCTTGATGGGACCGTGGGGCTATGTGCTAGCCAACCATCAGGCCGGAGCTCAGGTGATTTCGACCATTCTTTACGATGGCAAGCCCGAGTATTTCGCCATTACAGTCACCAGCCCGAAATCCGGTATCAACACGCTGGCTGACCTCAAGGGCAAGACCTTCGCTTTTGGCGACAAGGGGTCGACTTCCGGCTACCTGATCCCGCTGCACTATCTGATGACACAGGGCATCACGCCGGAAAAGTATTTCAGCAAAGTCATCAATACCTCACACCAGGCCATTGAAACCCAGGTTACCCAAGGCGTGCTCGATGCCGGCGCAGACTACAACCGTAACCGCAATGCCATGATTGAGCAGGGAATGATCAAGGCAGAAGACTCGAAAATCATCTGGACCTCGGCCCCCTTGCCCAATGATGCTTTTGCCGTCAGTCATGAGCTGGCCAAGGACAAAGCGCTGGTTACAAATATCCAGACAGCCTTGGGCAGCATTGGCGAGGCACTGAAAGCACAGCCGAAACTGCTGCCGCCGCATTACACGGGCTTTGTCAGCACCGATAACGCCTTCTACAAGCCGATCCGCGATGCCGGTCTGGCCACCGGAAAGTTACAGGCAAAATAA
- the hflX gene encoding GTPase HflX: protein MQMEVEQKFRYAVVAAVQLPSVSDMEFEASLTELRELAKTLGFKVIHTFIQKRNSFDTTGYLGVGKRQEIRSFVHGEPAFDEAGEPLPFTADATLPEIDAILVDHEISPSQARNLEIEAGCMVMDRTMVILEIFHNNARSRAAKAQVEIARLGYMAPRLREAAKLAGSQGRQRSGVGGRGAGESHTELDKRKIRDRIAELQLEILAMEAERKTQRARRQERQSVASVALVGYTNAGKSTLMRALTGSEVLVANKLFATLDTTVRALYPESVPRVLVSDTVGFIKNLPHGLVASFKSTLDEALDASLLLHVIDASDPGFERQLEVTDKVLEEIGADVVPRIRIFNKIDHVGDDVAQAECEAALRAKYPDCVVMSARRPDEVARLRQTIVTFFQREHVEAELFLPWSAQQLRKDIFANCEVLEERADGEGAFFLVRGERDAVAGLRERFALEGLSGVHGTTADAD, encoded by the coding sequence ATGCAAATGGAAGTAGAACAGAAGTTCAGGTACGCCGTGGTCGCGGCTGTGCAGTTGCCAAGCGTCAGCGACATGGAGTTCGAGGCGTCGCTGACAGAGTTGCGCGAGTTGGCCAAGACGCTGGGTTTCAAGGTGATTCACACCTTTATCCAGAAGCGCAACAGCTTTGATACGACGGGCTATCTGGGCGTTGGCAAGCGCCAGGAGATTCGCAGTTTCGTTCATGGTGAGCCGGCGTTTGATGAGGCTGGTGAGCCACTGCCTTTTACGGCCGATGCGACCTTGCCCGAAATCGATGCCATTCTCGTCGATCACGAGATTTCGCCGTCGCAGGCGCGCAATCTTGAAATCGAAGCGGGGTGCATGGTCATGGATCGCACCATGGTCATCCTGGAGATTTTTCATAACAATGCACGCTCGCGTGCGGCCAAGGCGCAGGTGGAAATTGCCCGCCTTGGTTACATGGCGCCGCGCCTGCGCGAGGCGGCGAAACTGGCTGGGTCGCAAGGGCGGCAACGGAGCGGCGTCGGCGGCCGTGGGGCAGGGGAATCGCATACCGAGCTGGACAAGCGCAAGATCCGCGACCGAATCGCCGAACTGCAACTGGAAATCCTTGCCATGGAGGCCGAGCGCAAGACGCAGCGTGCCCGTCGCCAGGAGCGCCAGAGCGTTGCGTCCGTTGCCCTCGTCGGCTACACCAATGCCGGCAAGTCTACCTTGATGCGTGCCCTGACCGGCAGCGAGGTACTGGTCGCCAACAAGCTGTTCGCCACGCTCGACACCACCGTGCGTGCCCTTTACCCGGAGAGTGTGCCGCGTGTACTGGTCAGCGATACGGTGGGATTCATCAAGAACCTGCCGCACGGCCTTGTCGCGTCGTTCAAATCGACGCTCGACGAAGCGCTGGATGCCTCGCTGCTGCTGCATGTCATTGACGCCAGCGATCCCGGCTTCGAGCGCCAGCTTGAGGTGACCGACAAAGTGCTTGAAGAGATCGGCGCCGATGTCGTGCCGCGCATTCGTATCTTTAACAAGATCGACCATGTCGGAGATGACGTGGCGCAGGCCGAGTGCGAAGCTGCCTTGCGGGCGAAGTATCCGGACTGTGTGGTGATGAGCGCCCGCCGTCCGGACGAGGTTGCCCGGCTGCGCCAGACCATCGTCACCTTTTTCCAGCGGGAGCATGTCGAGGCCGAGTTGTTTCTGCCTTGGTCGGCCCAGCAGTTGCGGAAAGATATCTTTGCCAACTGCGAGGTGCTGGAAGAGCGAGCCGATGGCGAAGGTGCTTTCTTTCTGGTTCGTGGTGAACGCGATGCGGTGGCAGGGCTGCGCGAGCGCTTTGCGCTGGAAGGCTTGTCAGGCGTTCATGGCACCACGGCGGATGCCGACTGA
- a CDS encoding bifunctional acetate--CoA ligase family protein/GNAT family N-acetyltransferase, translating into MLEQHYLTTLFEPKSVAVIGASDRENSVGQVIFKNILSSGYKGRLYAINPKHETVQEQLSYKSIEEIGARVEMAVIATRPQTVPQLIEQCGRSGVRNVIVIASGFSEAGHIGAALERKVMEIARSYNVRVLGPNCLGIIRPELGLNATFTKITAAPGNLALVSQSGAMCSSVLDWAKANQVGFSSVISLGMTADVDFGEILDYLIYDSRTHYILMYVEGIRNARRFMSALRSAARIKPIILLKAGRHEAGAAATAMHSGMAAVSDTVFDAAVRRAGVVRVQNVGQLFYAAKALASKFRPLGNRLAIITNGGGPGAMAADRAGDMGIPLAELSNETMAVLNKSMPTNWSHSNPIDIGGDATPERYRDAIMAVTHDPNVDSTLVMLSPQAMTDPLAVAQAIIEVADKLNRSLICCWMGEEQVREARKLLENSGIPAFRMPETAIELFHHISKYYRNQKLLLQTPEPTRQYGRPEAEGAKMLIEALLAERRKVLSEMESKAILRAFRVPVAQTMVARSATEALLLAEQIGFPIAMKVDSPDLHHKSDAGGVRLNIGNAPAVRNAYHDIIDTVQKRRPDAKINGVSIEPFLSRPNGRELMIGVFRDPIFGPVITFGAGGFDVEIFSDRSVALPPLNKFLAKDLIDSTRASKILGQFHNMPPVDIDALKEVLLCISEMVCELPWIQELDLNPLIVDENGAIAADARIVIDHASSSSGDRYAHMSIYPYPVHLVQEWQTNDGKVVTIRPIRPEDADMEQEFVKNMSDESRYYRFMDTLRELTQTMLVRFTQIDYDREMALVATVVDEGDDAKEGRDKQIGVARYVVNPDGESVEFALAVGDDWQKCGVGRKLMTALIECARQKGYRAVVGDVLSTNAKMFRLMTSLGFTIHPHPDDTAVKRVVRPLTG; encoded by the coding sequence ATGTTGGAACAGCACTATCTGACCACCCTTTTTGAACCGAAATCGGTCGCTGTCATCGGCGCTTCGGATCGCGAAAACTCCGTCGGCCAAGTCATCTTCAAGAACATCCTCAGCTCGGGCTACAAGGGGCGTCTCTACGCGATCAACCCCAAGCACGAGACCGTTCAGGAACAGCTGTCCTACAAGTCAATTGAAGAAATTGGTGCCCGCGTCGAGATGGCGGTCATCGCCACCCGTCCGCAAACCGTGCCACAACTGATCGAACAGTGTGGTCGCAGCGGCGTTCGCAATGTTATCGTCATCGCATCAGGCTTCTCAGAAGCCGGCCATATCGGCGCCGCGCTGGAGCGCAAGGTCATGGAGATCGCCCGTTCCTACAACGTGCGCGTCCTCGGCCCGAACTGCCTGGGCATCATCCGCCCCGAACTCGGCCTCAACGCCACCTTCACCAAGATCACCGCTGCCCCCGGCAACCTGGCGCTCGTCTCGCAATCCGGTGCCATGTGCTCTTCGGTTCTCGACTGGGCCAAAGCCAACCAGGTCGGTTTCTCGTCGGTGATCTCCCTCGGCATGACGGCCGACGTCGATTTCGGCGAAATTCTCGATTACCTGATCTACGACAGCCGGACGCATTACATCCTGATGTACGTCGAAGGCATCCGCAACGCTCGCCGCTTCATGAGCGCCCTGCGCTCCGCCGCCCGCATCAAGCCGATCATCCTGCTCAAGGCCGGTCGTCACGAGGCTGGCGCTGCGGCAACGGCCATGCACTCCGGCATGGCCGCGGTTTCCGACACGGTTTTTGATGCCGCCGTGCGCCGTGCCGGCGTCGTTCGCGTCCAGAACGTCGGCCAGCTTTTCTACGCAGCCAAGGCACTGGCCTCCAAATTCCGACCACTTGGCAACCGCCTCGCGATCATTACCAACGGCGGCGGGCCGGGCGCCATGGCCGCCGACCGGGCCGGAGACATGGGGATTCCTCTCGCCGAGTTGTCCAACGAAACAATGGCTGTGCTCAACAAGTCGATGCCGACCAACTGGTCACACAGCAATCCCATCGACATCGGCGGGGATGCAACACCGGAGCGCTACCGTGATGCCATCATGGCGGTCACCCACGACCCCAACGTCGACAGCACGCTGGTCATGCTCTCCCCTCAGGCCATGACCGACCCACTGGCCGTCGCCCAGGCCATCATTGAAGTGGCCGACAAGCTCAATCGCTCGCTAATCTGCTGCTGGATGGGCGAAGAACAGGTTCGTGAGGCGCGGAAGCTGCTCGAAAATTCAGGCATCCCGGCTTTCCGCATGCCGGAAACCGCGATTGAACTGTTCCACCATATTTCCAAGTATTACCGCAACCAGAAGCTCTTGCTGCAGACGCCGGAACCAACGCGCCAGTACGGCCGCCCGGAAGCGGAAGGCGCCAAGATGTTGATCGAGGCCCTGCTTGCCGAGCGCCGCAAGGTCTTGTCTGAAATGGAATCGAAGGCGATCCTGCGTGCCTTCCGCGTGCCTGTGGCGCAAACGATGGTTGCCCGCTCGGCGACAGAAGCACTGCTGCTGGCCGAGCAGATCGGCTTCCCGATTGCCATGAAGGTCGACTCGCCCGATCTGCACCATAAATCCGATGCCGGTGGCGTCCGCCTCAACATCGGCAACGCCCCCGCAGTGCGCAACGCCTATCACGACATCATCGACACGGTGCAAAAGCGCCGGCCCGATGCCAAGATCAACGGCGTTTCGATCGAACCCTTCCTGTCGCGCCCGAATGGCCGCGAGCTGATGATTGGTGTCTTCCGCGACCCGATCTTCGGTCCGGTCATCACCTTCGGCGCCGGTGGCTTCGATGTCGAAATCTTCAGCGACCGTTCTGTCGCCTTGCCGCCTCTCAACAAGTTCCTGGCCAAGGATTTGATCGACTCGACCCGTGCCTCGAAGATTCTCGGCCAGTTCCACAACATGCCGCCCGTCGACATCGATGCGCTGAAGGAAGTACTGCTGTGCATCTCCGAAATGGTCTGCGAACTACCATGGATTCAGGAGTTGGACCTCAATCCGCTGATTGTCGATGAAAATGGCGCCATCGCCGCCGATGCACGTATCGTTATCGACCACGCCTCCAGCTCGTCCGGCGACCGTTATGCGCACATGTCGATCTACCCGTACCCGGTTCATCTCGTCCAGGAATGGCAGACGAACGATGGCAAGGTCGTGACCATTCGCCCGATTCGTCCCGAAGATGCGGACATGGAGCAGGAATTCGTCAAGAACATGTCCGACGAATCCCGCTACTACCGTTTCATGGACACCCTGCGCGAACTGACGCAAACCATGCTGGTCCGCTTCACACAGATCGACTACGACCGCGAAATGGCGCTGGTGGCCACGGTGGTCGACGAAGGTGATGATGCCAAGGAGGGTCGCGACAAGCAGATCGGTGTTGCCCGCTACGTGGTCAATCCGGATGGCGAATCGGTCGAATTCGCACTGGCCGTCGGCGACGACTGGCAGAAGTGTGGTGTCGGCCGCAAGCTGATGACGGCGTTGATCGAGTGTGCCCGCCAGAAGGGCTACCGCGCTGTGGTCGGTGACGTATTGTCGACCAACGCCAAGATGTTCCGCCTGATGACCAGCCTCGGCTTTACGATCCACCCACATCCGGACGACACCGCGGTCAAGCGCGTCGTCCGCCCGCTGACGGGTTAG
- a CDS encoding DUF3460 family protein, translated as MGEVNTSYVSDHQTWMNEQLAKNPEWVEDQKVGRALWWDKKQDVDTSTRNAASKIPMKSYPYDVNFFDE; from the coding sequence ATGGGTGAAGTCAATACCAGCTACGTGTCCGACCACCAGACTTGGATGAACGAGCAACTGGCAAAGAATCCCGAGTGGGTCGAGGACCAGAAGGTCGGTCGCGCCCTGTGGTGGGACAAGAAGCAGGACGTCGATACGTCGACGCGCAACGCTGCCTCCAAGATTCCCATGAAGTCCTATCCTTACGACGTAAACTTTTTCGACGAGTAA
- a CDS encoding arylesterase — translation MRFALFLFALLFTAMPALAAKTILVMGDSLSAGYGIRPEQAWPSLLGTRLTEKHLDYSVANLSISGETSAGGRSRLKAALKAYQPAIIVIALGANDGLRGLPLGQMRDNLNAMIDASRAAGARVVLAGMHLPPNYGPYATDFAQSFKAIAQTRKAPLIEFLLEPVAARTDLFQTDNLHPLAEAQPLILDHVWPTLLPLLK, via the coding sequence ATGCGCTTTGCTCTCTTCCTGTTCGCCCTGCTCTTCACCGCCATGCCAGCCTTGGCCGCCAAAACCATCCTGGTCATGGGCGACTCGCTTTCCGCCGGCTACGGCATCCGCCCGGAACAGGCCTGGCCATCGCTGCTGGGCACCCGACTGACTGAAAAGCATCTTGATTATAGCGTCGCCAACCTGTCGATCTCCGGCGAAACCTCAGCCGGCGGGCGCTCGCGCCTTAAGGCTGCCCTCAAGGCCTACCAACCGGCCATCATCGTCATCGCACTCGGCGCCAACGACGGCCTGCGCGGACTGCCGCTGGGCCAGATGCGCGACAACCTGAACGCCATGATCGACGCCTCACGCGCCGCTGGCGCCAGAGTCGTGCTAGCCGGCATGCACCTGCCGCCCAATTACGGACCATATGCGACGGATTTTGCACAAAGTTTCAAGGCCATCGCCCAAACCAGGAAGGCCCCACTGATCGAATTCCTGCTCGAACCTGTCGCCGCCCGCACTGACCTTTTCCAGACGGACAACCTTCACCCCTTGGCTGAAGCTCAGCCACTGATCCTGGATCACGTCTGGCCGACACTGCTCCCGCTGTTAAAATAG
- the arsS gene encoding arsenosugar biosynthesis radical SAM protein ArsS (Some members of this family are selenoproteins.) produces the protein MRDTFPLLVKTDFPAIRRGKLETLQANLGYRCNQSCFHCHVAASPKRTEEMSWETMSVLLDFARRQGVQTLDLTGGAPEMNPNFRRLVTAARAVGLRVIDRCNLTILCEPGYETLADFLAEENIEIVASLPCYLEENVDAQRGDGAFQGSIEGLRKLNALGYGLPGSGRILNLVYNPLGPSLPPDQIKLEQAYKEQLAARYGIMFNQLFALANMPIQRFGSQLMSRNEFHDYMRLLKGAHQDANLDGVMCRSLLSVSWQGYVFDCDFNQMLKLELSGQQAGSVHLSDLIDAELSGRPIRVADHCYGCTAGQGSSCGGALDHAESSEQRVSVASS, from the coding sequence ATGCGCGACACTTTCCCCTTGCTGGTCAAGACCGATTTCCCGGCCATTCGGCGAGGCAAGCTCGAAACGCTCCAGGCCAACCTGGGCTATCGGTGCAACCAGTCCTGTTTCCACTGCCACGTTGCAGCCAGCCCGAAACGAACCGAAGAAATGAGCTGGGAAACGATGTCCGTACTGCTGGATTTCGCTCGCCGGCAAGGCGTTCAAACGCTCGACCTGACCGGTGGTGCGCCGGAGATGAACCCCAACTTTCGCCGTCTGGTCACCGCTGCTCGGGCAGTGGGCCTGCGCGTCATCGATCGCTGCAACCTGACTATCCTGTGCGAGCCGGGTTACGAAACCCTGGCAGATTTCCTCGCCGAGGAAAATATTGAAATCGTAGCCTCACTGCCTTGCTACCTTGAGGAAAACGTTGATGCCCAACGCGGCGACGGCGCCTTTCAGGGCAGCATCGAAGGTTTGCGAAAACTCAATGCACTGGGTTACGGGCTGCCCGGTAGCGGCCGCATCCTGAATCTGGTTTACAACCCGCTAGGGCCGAGCCTGCCACCCGACCAGATCAAGCTGGAACAGGCTTACAAGGAACAATTGGCCGCCCGCTACGGCATCATGTTCAACCAATTATTTGCGCTGGCCAACATGCCGATCCAGCGTTTCGGCAGCCAGCTCATGTCGCGCAACGAGTTTCATGATTACATGCGTCTGCTCAAGGGCGCCCATCAGGACGCCAATCTGGATGGGGTGATGTGCCGCTCCCTGCTCTCCGTCAGTTGGCAGGGATATGTCTTTGATTGCGACTTCAACCAGATGCTCAAGCTCGAATTATCCGGGCAGCAGGCGGGTTCCGTTCATTTGTCTGACTTGATTGACGCTGAACTGTCGGGACGTCCAATCCGGGTGGCTGATCATTGCTATGGCTGTACTGCCGGTCAAGGCAGCAGTTGCGGTGGCGCACTTGACCACGCCGAGTCTTCCGAACAACGCGTTTCAGTGGCCTCCTCTTAA